The following are from one region of the Fibrobacter sp. UWEL genome:
- a CDS encoding RidA family protein, whose translation MFAIKKKVEELGLVLPAVAAPLAAYVPATRVGDVIFVSGQLPSVNGDFSAYTGIVPTALTQEKATEGAAICLLNNIAAAASMLKEGETLKLVQLQGFVQSDPSFKEQPAVLNGASELAVKILGENGKHARTAVGVAALPKNAGVEVSCTFQAIKA comes from the coding sequence ATGTTCGCAATTAAGAAAAAAGTTGAAGAACTTGGTCTTGTTCTACCTGCTGTCGCTGCACCTCTGGCAGCTTACGTTCCGGCCACTCGCGTGGGTGACGTGATTTTCGTATCCGGTCAGCTCCCCTCTGTAAACGGAGACTTTTCCGCTTATACCGGAATCGTCCCCACCGCCCTGACTCAGGAAAAAGCAACGGAAGGTGCCGCCATCTGTCTGTTGAACAATATTGCAGCAGCGGCAAGCATGCTGAAGGAAGGCGAAACTCTAAAGCTGGTACAGTTGCAGGGTTTTGTCCAGTCTGACCCAAGCTTTAAGGAACAGCCTGCAGTGCTGAATGGTGCAAGCGAACTGGCCGTCAAGATTCTTGGTGAAAACGGCAAGCACGCCCGTACTGCGGTTGGCGTTGCGGCATTACCCAAGAACGCAGGCGTTGAAGTCAGCTGCACTTTCCAGGCAATCAAGGCTTAA
- a CDS encoding ATP-binding protein, whose amino-acid sequence MALKNFPIGIQDFASIRNEGFFYVDKTDLVYKLTHTSKYYFLSRPRRFGKSLLISTLQCYFEGRKELFTGLAMERLETEWKKYPVIRLDMSTVKSTDQDKFAENMSLNLESYEKEYCLDKTTSQAWGARLRRIIEAANNQTKSQVVVLVDEYDAPVLEAMGDASALERIRMQMRELYAPLKALGGMLRFVFLTGISKFSQLSIFSELNNLNVITMDDDYAAICGITKEELLTQMQPEIQALADKQKMTYDEAVATLQRRYDGYHFSENSPDIYNPFSLINSLGKQNFLNYWFASGTPTMLVKAMARYKLSPEEYDRGFSVAQRTFDAPTETAETPIPVLYQSGYLTIKGYEKDSVRPFKLQFPNDEVRNGMLDLLTNSYVSKNDEETSEFLDHFVTAMKACDIETALTEMRAFMASIPYDAEKQNEHHYRTIFYLIFRIATPYLVRCEERTAAGRADAVVETADAVYVFEFKLDANGTADDALRQIDDKGYLVPYTVTKTADGSPKKLFKIGVAFDAEKRTLGQWKIA is encoded by the coding sequence ATGGCGTTAAAGAATTTTCCCATCGGCATCCAGGATTTTGCGAGCATTCGCAACGAAGGCTTCTTTTATGTAGACAAGACGGACCTTGTTTACAAGTTGACTCATACAAGCAAGTATTACTTCCTCAGCCGCCCTCGCCGTTTTGGAAAGTCCCTTTTGATTAGCACATTGCAATGCTATTTCGAAGGTCGCAAGGAACTGTTCACTGGCCTAGCCATGGAACGCCTGGAGACCGAGTGGAAAAAGTATCCGGTCATCCGGCTGGACATGAGCACGGTCAAATCGACAGACCAGGATAAGTTTGCCGAGAACATGAGCCTGAATCTGGAGTCTTACGAAAAAGAGTATTGTTTGGACAAGACAACTAGCCAGGCATGGGGCGCAAGGCTTAGGCGTATTATTGAAGCTGCAAATAACCAGACAAAGTCGCAAGTCGTTGTCTTGGTTGATGAATACGATGCTCCCGTTCTTGAGGCTATGGGCGATGCGAGTGCGCTAGAACGTATCCGAATGCAGATGCGGGAACTTTACGCGCCCCTCAAGGCCCTTGGCGGCATGCTTCGTTTCGTGTTCCTCACGGGTATCAGCAAGTTCAGCCAGCTCAGCATCTTTAGCGAACTGAACAACCTGAATGTCATTACCATGGATGACGACTATGCAGCCATCTGCGGCATCACCAAGGAAGAACTGCTGACCCAGATGCAGCCCGAAATCCAGGCACTCGCCGACAAGCAGAAAATGACCTACGACGAGGCTGTCGCAACTTTGCAGCGCCGATATGATGGTTACCACTTCAGCGAAAACTCACCGGATATCTACAATCCGTTTAGCTTGATAAACTCTTTAGGTAAACAGAATTTCTTAAACTATTGGTTTGCATCGGGCACGCCGACCATGCTTGTGAAGGCCATGGCCCGTTATAAGCTGAGTCCCGAAGAATATGATCGTGGTTTTTCTGTTGCACAGAGAACTTTTGATGCTCCTACAGAAACCGCAGAGACTCCCATCCCGGTTTTATACCAAAGTGGATATTTGACCATCAAGGGTTACGAAAAGGATTCAGTACGTCCGTTCAAATTGCAGTTCCCCAACGATGAAGTTCGTAATGGAATGCTGGATTTGCTGACGAATTCGTATGTGTCAAAAAATGATGAGGAAACCTCCGAGTTCTTGGACCACTTCGTGACGGCGATGAAGGCGTGTGACATTGAAACTGCGCTTACAGAAATGCGCGCGTTCATGGCGAGCATTCCCTACGACGCCGAAAAGCAGAACGAACATCATTATAGAACTATTTTCTACCTGATATTCAGAATTGCGACGCCGTACCTTGTCCGTTGCGAGGAACGTACCGCCGCAGGCCGCGCCGACGCCGTGGTGGAAACCGCCGACGCTGTTTACGTATTTGAATTCAAACTTGATGCAAACGGTACTGCCGACGATGCTCTCAGACAAATCGACGACAAGGGGTATCTGGTGCCTTACACCGTGACCAAGACTGCCGACGGCTCCCCGAAAAAACTGTTCAAGATTGGCGTCGCCTTCGATGCGGAAAAACGCACCTTGGGTCAGTGGAAAATCGCATAG
- a CDS encoding RNA-directed DNA polymerase, which yields MKSKILTADDLVLPLLEAYYQARRHKRNTVNQLQFELSLEQSIYDLSRELSSRTYDLRPSICFINETPVKREIIAANFRDRVVHHLLCNWICPIFDRQFIHDCYSCRVGRGTDFAVSRAKYFMVSESRDFTRECWSLRLDISGFFMGINRDILYQLCVEGLSRGKWSGVPDKDLCIFLLKKFIYNNPLDNAIFRSPPSAWNDLPLNKSLRGTSVNCGLPIGNLTSQWFGNIYLNKLDQFVKHQLKIRCYGRYVDDMLLVHHDKSVLLEAIFKIRDYLKSRLHLNLNEKKTRLQPIQKGFPMLGAYILPYRTYPGRRTVKNFVECVKNPCRDEDKQKSRVQSYLGYMGHYNAYRLTQSIQQGT from the coding sequence GTGAAATCAAAAATTTTAACGGCAGATGACTTGGTTCTCCCTCTACTGGAGGCGTACTATCAAGCACGTCGCCATAAAAGGAACACGGTAAACCAGCTGCAGTTTGAACTAAGCCTGGAACAGTCTATCTATGATTTATCGCGAGAATTGTCTTCAAGAACGTATGATCTCAGGCCATCCATTTGCTTTATCAACGAAACTCCTGTAAAACGCGAAATCATTGCAGCAAACTTTCGTGATAGGGTTGTGCACCATTTGCTGTGTAACTGGATTTGCCCCATATTCGACCGACAGTTCATTCATGATTGCTACAGCTGCCGTGTTGGCCGTGGAACCGATTTTGCCGTGAGCCGCGCAAAGTATTTTATGGTGTCTGAAAGTCGAGATTTTACAAGGGAGTGTTGGTCTCTTCGTCTAGACATTAGCGGTTTCTTTATGGGAATCAATCGCGATATTCTGTACCAGCTTTGCGTAGAAGGCTTGAGCCGAGGCAAGTGGTCTGGTGTTCCCGATAAGGACTTGTGCATATTCCTTCTAAAAAAGTTTATCTACAATAATCCCCTAGATAACGCTATTTTTAGAAGCCCGCCAAGTGCGTGGAACGATCTTCCGTTAAACAAGAGCCTTCGGGGAACTTCAGTAAACTGTGGACTTCCCATCGGTAATCTTACCAGCCAGTGGTTTGGTAATATCTACTTGAATAAATTGGACCAGTTTGTAAAGCATCAGCTGAAAATTCGCTGCTATGGCCGCTATGTTGATGATATGCTTCTGGTTCATCACGACAAGTCTGTTCTTTTAGAAGCAATCTTCAAGATTCGGGATTATCTTAAATCACGGTTGCATTTGAATCTAAATGAAAAGAAAACAAGGCTTCAACCTATACAGAAAGGTTTTCCTATGCTTGGAGCCTATATTCTGCCGTACCGCACTTACCCGGGTAGGCGTACGGTTAAAAACTTTGTAGAATGTGTAAAGAATCCTTGCCGTGATGAAGATAAGCAGAAAAGTAGAGTTCAAAGCTACCTGGGCTATATGGGGCATTATAACGCATATCGGCTTACCCAGTCTATTCAACAAGGAACATGA
- a CDS encoding fibrobacter succinogenes major paralogous domain-containing protein, translated as MKISKIAGFAIPLTLIACGDSGTTENITNNYTSGMEIVDLVSSLPKCTADNEGDQVWVKEKGAASICVDGKWNVIGGSGAAADFGCETKNLADGSGVAIYCAGDSIGVVLNGKDGADGAKGDKGDAGTKGERGEQGVAGSDGKDGEKGEKGDKGDTGVAGADGKDGADGDPGVGCKVVSQTEDAVTIQCGDDQFSMNLNGGSGEVVVPGEDVVSLAKLSGVSQKGPFINGSTVTLFELDGSRSLVQTGRTFGGEIITDDGRFSVNNVSLKSSYVRLTANGFYRNEVSGKNSTSSIVLNAYSDLQARNSVNINLLTHLEYYRVGYLMENGLESTIKASKKRAQKEIFAAFGIDNNGFGYSEDLDVFGEGDQNAALLAISILLQGDRSEADLSGLLASFGKDIEEDGKWDDKATRGTIAKWAADMDNAKKYGVYRGYVKGWSLGSVPGFEKYLRNFWSREYGLGVCGSDTVPVGTVKNATNSNGEASKDYAASYTSQANKKRFICVDADSIKWRVATDIEKDTAGWGHDFKTGDVRNGRVNANLVYVYEDNKWRLGTAIDSLMYKQKADGGKACTEGSLNDTSAVKVNGLYYVCATGVADTSYRWVKAPDIYNDTYEARSKCSATTDGDLMNGRVNTGKVYACNGTTGWREVTDGQSKTLGGCYTNLIDSVGLYSETYYVCRTNGWVKAAAIDYDTYRQMCSSEDVGQVINGVVTATNKYYCSADGWKSLMGGWSWAYPRDARLNPNITYGTMTDMRDNQTYKIVTIGTQTWMAQNLNYDYNEGTAKSYCYYNEEVNCEVTGRLYLWSAAMDSAAVFSDAGKGCGYGTTCAAASTSSTTVVRGVCPEGWHLPSNSDWSTLWRAIGGTSTAGTKLKSTSGWNSSGNGEDAYGFSVLPAGLYYSGSFGNAGDYGDFWSSTEYSSNDAYGKYFDYDDSYVDESYGNKDVGFSVRCLRDSN; from the coding sequence CTGCAGATTTTGGTTGTGAGACTAAGAACCTTGCGGATGGTTCCGGTGTCGCCATCTACTGCGCAGGGGATTCCATCGGCGTGGTGCTGAATGGTAAAGATGGTGCCGATGGAGCCAAGGGGGACAAAGGTGATGCTGGAACCAAAGGTGAACGTGGCGAACAAGGTGTTGCAGGATCCGATGGTAAAGATGGCGAAAAAGGAGAAAAAGGCGACAAGGGTGATACCGGTGTTGCTGGTGCCGATGGCAAGGATGGCGCAGATGGCGACCCTGGCGTAGGCTGCAAGGTCGTTTCCCAGACGGAAGATGCTGTGACAATTCAGTGCGGTGATGACCAGTTCAGCATGAACCTGAACGGCGGTAGTGGGGAGGTTGTTGTTCCCGGTGAAGATGTGGTCTCTCTTGCGAAGTTGAGCGGCGTTTCCCAGAAAGGACCTTTTATCAACGGATCCACGGTGACGCTTTTTGAACTGGATGGTAGCCGTAGCCTGGTGCAGACCGGTCGCACTTTCGGTGGCGAAATCATTACCGATGACGGTCGTTTCAGCGTGAACAACGTTTCCCTGAAATCCAGCTATGTGCGATTGACGGCAAACGGCTTTTACCGTAACGAAGTCTCAGGCAAGAACAGTACCTCCAGCATCGTCCTGAATGCATATTCCGATCTGCAGGCCCGCAACAGCGTGAACATCAACTTGCTGACCCACTTGGAATATTACCGCGTGGGCTACCTCATGGAAAACGGTCTGGAATCCACTATCAAGGCTTCCAAGAAACGCGCCCAGAAGGAAATCTTTGCGGCATTCGGTATTGATAACAACGGCTTTGGCTATTCCGAAGACTTGGATGTGTTTGGCGAAGGCGACCAGAACGCAGCCCTCCTTGCGATTTCCATCTTGCTGCAGGGCGACCGCTCCGAGGCTGACCTCAGCGGGCTCCTGGCCAGTTTCGGCAAGGACATTGAAGAGGATGGCAAGTGGGACGACAAGGCTACACGCGGCACCATTGCCAAGTGGGCTGCCGATATGGACAATGCTAAAAAATATGGTGTTTATCGAGGTTATGTGAAGGGCTGGAGCCTCGGTTCTGTGCCTGGCTTTGAAAAGTATCTGCGCAACTTCTGGAGTCGCGAATATGGCCTTGGCGTCTGCGGCAGCGACACTGTTCCTGTTGGCACCGTGAAGAATGCCACTAACAGCAATGGCGAAGCAAGCAAGGACTACGCCGCAAGCTACACGAGCCAAGCGAACAAGAAACGCTTTATTTGCGTGGATGCCGATAGTATTAAATGGCGTGTGGCAACCGATATCGAGAAGGATACTGCTGGCTGGGGCCACGACTTCAAGACTGGCGATGTGCGCAACGGTCGAGTGAACGCGAACCTTGTGTATGTCTATGAAGATAATAAGTGGAGACTTGGAACGGCCATAGATAGCCTCATGTACAAGCAGAAGGCTGATGGCGGTAAGGCTTGCACCGAGGGGTCCCTCAACGATACTTCTGCTGTCAAGGTAAACGGCCTGTATTATGTATGTGCGACCGGTGTTGCAGATACATCTTACCGCTGGGTCAAGGCTCCCGATATTTACAACGACACTTACGAGGCTCGTTCAAAGTGCTCTGCTACAACGGATGGTGACTTGATGAATGGACGCGTGAATACGGGCAAGGTATATGCCTGCAACGGAACGACTGGCTGGAGAGAAGTGACTGACGGGCAGTCCAAGACACTTGGCGGCTGCTACACGAACCTGATTGACTCCGTTGGACTCTATAGCGAAACATACTATGTATGCCGCACTAACGGCTGGGTAAAGGCTGCGGCGATTGATTACGACACTTACAGACAGATGTGTTCAAGCGAAGATGTGGGCCAGGTCATAAACGGTGTGGTTACCGCAACCAACAAGTACTACTGCTCGGCGGACGGCTGGAAGAGTCTTATGGGAGGTTGGTCCTGGGCATATCCCAGGGATGCACGTTTGAATCCGAATATCACCTACGGTACCATGACGGATATGCGTGATAACCAGACCTACAAGATTGTAACCATCGGAACCCAGACCTGGATGGCGCAGAACCTGAACTACGATTACAACGAGGGAACCGCAAAGAGCTATTGCTATTATAACGAGGAGGTGAACTGCGAAGTGACTGGTCGCCTGTATCTGTGGTCTGCCGCCATGGACTCTGCCGCAGTGTTCAGCGATGCAGGCAAGGGTTGTGGCTATGGCACGACATGTGCAGCCGCTTCGACAAGTTCAACGACTGTGGTGAGAGGCGTCTGCCCCGAGGGCTGGCACCTGCCTAGCAACTCCGATTGGAGCACCCTGTGGCGTGCTATTGGAGGAACCTCTACCGCGGGAACCAAGTTGAAATCAACAAGTGGCTGGAACAGCAGTGGCAATGGCGAAGATGCGTACGGTTTCTCCGTCCTTCCTGCTGGCCTCTACTACAGTGGTAGCTTCGGCAATGCTGGCGACTACGGGGACTTCTGGTCTTCTACTGAGTACAGTAGTAATGACGCCTACGGCAAGTACTTCGACTACGATGACTCGTACGTGGACGAGAGCTACGGCAATAAGGACGTCGGCTTTTCTGTCCGTTGCCTCCGCGACTCCAACTAG